In Juglans microcarpa x Juglans regia isolate MS1-56 chromosome 8D, Jm3101_v1.0, whole genome shotgun sequence, the following are encoded in one genomic region:
- the LOC121243381 gene encoding uncharacterized protein C6G9.01c — protein sequence MPKKSSLKKATQVPQNNVVEEEKPSSTKMKKKAPSEIDEIFAGKKRKKSEPEKSGKPNEEATGNSKIKKKNKVKMSADGGFMDPPSRPRKKTNDGLAIYTEEELNISKADAGGTPLCPFDCSCCF from the coding sequence ATGCCAAaaaagagttctttgaagaaaGCTACTCAAGTGCCGCAAAATAATGttgtggaagaagaaaaaccctCTTCAACTAAGATGAAGAAAAAGGCTCCTAGTGAGATTGATGAAATATTTGCCggaaaaaagaggaagaaatctGAACCTGAGAAGTCCGGAAAGCCAAATGAAGAGGCAACGGGAAATTctaagataaagaaaaagaataaggtTAAAATGTCTGCTGACGGTGGGTTTATGGATCCACCTTCTCGACCTAGAAAGAAGACAAATGATGGACTTGCTATCTACACAGAGGAGGAGTTGAATATCAGTAAGGCAGATGCTGGAGGTACCCCGCTTTGTCCTTTTGATTGTTCTTGTTGTTTTTGA
- the LOC121243373 gene encoding uncharacterized protein LOC121243373, whose product MEKSYGKGKAIIEEESLSVRGNDYVRGELETNWFLHQENPKIFNSQNQPIRVNSPYELFSSPIPPIQSDASSGSRSSRNPRNETLTFIESDRQRKADPLSASPPILSAHGSGDSVSTKPTVWMVGMNPSTIEYSKTFIEINGPPPTRKSTFNPRVNFPPPNISPSITQDSQASQSIDPQHHHMDELESKRFTLPVTEDWVSRWLKTSADLLVQTNRSDPSLANTFDSQKVQQALLVATGPEAHVKSTSTQSPSKHQSGTHSEVMIRSSIWKFGQPFNAQSPLGTKPKDLKFVPSITYLPVKLSAPQVVPYDKSAPKKSGPTTRLTVNNNTSAQDGSLDHDLSHYTLGGSITLPPPSELESPLKRSAPLTI is encoded by the coding sequence ATGGAAAAATCATATGGGAAAGGAAAAGCAATTATAGAAGAGGAAAGTCTCTCCGTAAGAGGAAATGATTATGTTAGAGGAGAGTTGGAAACTAATTGGTTTCTTCATcaagaaaatccaaaaattttcaattccCAGAATCAACCGATCAGGGTGAACTCGCCATATGAACTTTTTTCAAGCCCAATCCCACCGATACAATCAGATGCAAGCAGTGGTTCAAGAAGTTCAAGAAATCCAAGAAATGAAACCCTCACCTTTATAGAATCGGACAGGCAGAGGAAAGCAGACCCATTATCGGCATCTCCACCGATTCTTTCAGCCCATGGTAGCGGCGACTCAGTGAGTACCAAACCCACGGTTTGGATGGTGGGGATGAACCCTTCTACTATAGAATACAGTAAAACCTTCATAGAAATTAATGGCCCTCCACCAACTAGAAAATCCACATTTAATCCGAGAGTTAATTTCCCTCCTCCGAATATCTCCCCATCAATCACTCAGGATTCTCAAGCCTCTCAATCAATCGATCCACAACATCACCACATGGACGAACTGGAATCAAAGAGATTCACTCTCCCAGTAACTGAAGATTGGGTTTCTCGTTGGCTTAAGACAAGTGCCGATCTTCTTGTGCAAACTAATAGATCGGATCCTTCGTTGGCTAATACTTTTGACTCACAGAAGGTACAGCAGGCACTCCTTGTCGCAACTGGGCCTGAAGCTCACGTAAAATCTACAAGCACTCAAAGCCCAAGTAAACATCAGTCGGGCACTCACTCGGAAGTTATGATCAGAAGCAGTATTTGGAAATTCGGCCAACCTTTTAATGCTCAAAGCCCGCTGGGTACTAAACCAAAGGATTTAAAATTTGTGCCTTCAATAACTTATCTCCCGGTTAAGCTGAGTGCACCACAAGTCGTCCCATACGACAAGTCTGCTCCAAAGAAGTCAGGGCCTACCACACGTCTTACGGTAAATAATAACACTTCTGCTCAGGATGGTTCCCTAGACCACGACCTTTCTCACTATACTTTAGGAGGCTCCATCACACTCCCTCCACCTTCTGAGTTGGAATCTCCTCTGAAAAGATCGGCTCCTCTAACTATCTAG